One window from the genome of Polyodon spathula isolate WHYD16114869_AA chromosome 59, ASM1765450v1, whole genome shotgun sequence encodes:
- the cpne1 gene encoding copine-1, whose protein sequence is MAVQCVTKVELSISCQNLIDKDVGSKSDPLCVLLQSTGEDKWVELDRTEKVKNCQSPEFSKKLRVDYFFEKVQKLKFGVYDIDNSSVDLGDDDYLGGFECTLGQIVSSRKLIRPLELKKGKPAGKGMITIGAEEISDNRAIVLEVEARSLDKKDLFGKSDPFLEFSKQGEDGKWQLVHRTEVIKNNLNPSWKKFSVSLQTFCNSDLNKPIKVSCIDYDSDGSHDLIGNFETNAAELQKASLGSPVEYDCIHPEKKQKKKSYKNSGVVKIKSCMIETEYSFLDYVMGGCQINFTVGIDFTGSNGDPRSPDSLHYMSPSGMNQYLTALWAVGQVIQDYDTDKLFPAFGFGACVPPDSKVSHEFPLNFNPSSPYCQGITGVVEAYRAALPQVKLYGPTNFSPIINHVARIASGGAQQNTAGQYFVLLIITDGEITDLDQTRQAIVNCSKLPMSIIIIGVGEADFKAMEFLDGDNGVLKSLTGESAARDIVQFVPFRDFMKAPKEALAQSVLAEVPSQVVSYFKMRRLAPVQPPKPQAKVTP, encoded by the exons ATGGCGGTGCAGTGTGTAACCAAGGTGGAGCTGTCGATTTCATGTCAAAATCTGATTGACAAAGATGTGGGGTCAAAGTCAGACCCGCTGTGCGTGCTATTGCAGAGCACAGGAGAAGACAAGTGGGTCGAG CTGGACCGAACTGAGAAAGTGAAGAACTGCCAGAGTCCTGAGTTCTCGAAGAAGCTGCGGGTGGATTATTTCTTTGAGAAGGTGCAGAAGCTCAAGTTTGGAGTCTATGACATAGACAACAGCTCTGTGGACCTGGGTGACGATGACTATCTGGGAGGATTTGAGTGTACACTTGGGCAG ATTGTGTCCAGTCGGAAGCTCATCAGGCCGCTGGAGTTGAAGAAAGGAAAGCCTGCCGGTAAAGGCATGATCACT ATTGGTGCAGAAGAGATCAGCGATAACAGGGCAATTGTTCTGGAAGTGGAAGCTCGAAGCCTGGATAAGAAG gaccTTTTTGGCAaatctgatccattcctggagttTTCTAAGCAGGGGGAAGATGGCAAGTGGCAACTGGTTCACAGAACAGAG gtgATCAAAAACAACCTGAATCCTTCCTGGAAAAAGTTCTCAGTCTCTCTTCAAACATTCTGCAATAGTGACTTGAACAAACCAATTAAG GTCAGTTGCATTGATTATGATAGCGATGGATCTCATGACCTGATTGGCAATTTTGAAACTAATGCAGCAGAACTGCAGAAAGCAAGCCTTGGCTCACCG GTTGAGTATGACTGCATTCACCCAGagaagaaacagaagaaaaaaagttacaaaaactcTGGAGTTGTGAAGATAAAGTCTTGTATG attgaaaCTGAGTATTCGTTCCTGGATTACGTCATGGGAGGGTGCCAAATTAACTTCACG GTTGGTATTGACTTCACCGGGTCCAATGGGGATCCCAGATCCCCAGATTCCCTGCACTACATGAGTCCCAGTGGGATGAACCAGTACCTCACAGCACTCTGGGCTGTGGGACAGGTGATTCAAGATTATGACAC AGATAAACTGTTCCCTGCCTTTGGGTTTGGAGCCTGTGTTCCACCGGACTCTAAG GTGTCTCATGAATTTCCACTCAACTTCAACCCCAGCAGCCCTTACTGCCAAG GCATAACTGGTGTCGTGGAAGCCTATCGTGCAGCTTTACCCCAAGTGAAGCTGTACGGACCAACCAACTTCTCCCCCATCATAAACCACGTAGCCAGGATTGCGTCTGGAGGAGCACAGCAGAACACAGCAGGT caatattttgttttgttgatcaTCACTGACGGGGAGATCACCGACCTGGACCAGACCAGACAAGCCATTGTGAACTGCTCCAAGCTGCCCATGTCCATCATCATCATTGGGGTGGGAGAGGCGGATTTCAAAGCCATGGAGTTCTTGGACGGAGACAACGGTGTTTTGAAATCTCTGACTGGAGAGAGTGCTGCCAGGGATATTGTGCAGTTTGTACCTTTCAGAGATTTCATGAAG GCCCCTAAGGAAGCCCTTGCCCAGTCTGTGTTGGCTGAGGTGCCCAGCCAGGTTGTTTCCTACTTCAAGATGCGCCGGCTGGCTCCAGTGCAGCCCCCGAAGCCTCAGGCGAAGGTGACCCCCTGA